Proteins co-encoded in one Metabacillus sp. KUDC1714 genomic window:
- a CDS encoding SbcC/MukB-like Walker B domain-containing protein encodes MRPLQLTVSGLHSFREKQIINFDSLCDGGIFGIFGPTGSGKSSILDAMTLALYGKVERAMNNTHGILNHAEDQLTVSFTFELENASAKKQYTVERVFKRTDEIRVKTAICRLIEAGEEKIVLADKAVDVNEQVYGLLGLTIDDFTRAVVLPQGKFAEFLSLKGAERRQMLQRLFHLEQYGDQLMKKLKKRLTTTKIKRNELEAEKTGLGDASSEAVKEAEERLKAAELLLQKRSTELEIVMKDYEEKQGIWQLQQQRADIEKEKIRIEAEEDSIKNLQDQLKEAEEAKELQPYAESLQALKQEKQEAEINLATAKKQFLEIKEQYETISRSYEEIRKNKADQEPRLVTKREKLLHLQKVEEDMKHDQKLLREFQHKKSELQEQREISNALLKKAQHFVEKAMAKQQVLKEEQKTKTITAKEREHVRGALEAKHKVKQSQQILMETMELVNNKLTAIDQEKQKLNLITEQVTNSKTQLQEQFVSLNQLYFLVSEREREHATYIHSVKEQFDALLAKEEKAKSQKLAQELVKQLSDGEPCPVCGSSSHPSPVHLDEVNPAEVEKQSDLIRDQLDRLQSLSQESHALKIKLESLSQQVVSDFPFLRELKQIDETNIDRVITIGQELTHEQGYSRFHAGFKAIDQDYLQIKNTLDKLMKQVRELQQEEIRRSDFISSATQDANEWSRKQQAYQQKYDQELSSYSERFSSMPLDKLEQLQKEIVDKDEAFEQLNERIQKSISFIEEQEEMVKEQERQNQKLTEQEIELLAEIKNREQLIAEKQEKLKEVDQNQQISQQIEETETQLKLLIERENELYQSWQQKSNQLHQLQSQLVAIEKSYDQTNLKLAEAEQKWITASEETSFKTIEETLAAVLPADKKQQMKAKIEFYTDKIKQLYTDLHRIEEKLSGKQLTLAEWEQIQQIKAEMKDQVDEAVASKGAANNTLQMLVEKHERFMVIENEQKGLDDMLQKLEKLQSVFKGNTFVEYVAEEQLQQVSRDASERLRQLTRGRYAIEVDSQGGFIMRDDANGGVRRPVSTLSGGETFLTSLALALSLSTQIQLRGEYPLQFFFLDEGFGTLDVDLLDTVVTALEKLQAQNLSVGVISHVGELRARLPRKLIVEPAEPSGKGSTVYLESL; translated from the coding sequence ATGAGGCCGTTACAGCTAACTGTTTCTGGGTTGCATAGTTTCAGAGAAAAACAGATTATTAATTTTGATTCGTTATGTGATGGAGGAATCTTCGGGATTTTTGGTCCGACAGGAAGTGGAAAATCTTCCATTTTAGATGCGATGACATTAGCGTTATACGGAAAAGTGGAACGAGCGATGAATAATACGCATGGGATATTAAACCATGCAGAAGATCAGCTTACTGTTTCCTTCACCTTCGAACTTGAGAACGCCTCTGCTAAGAAACAATATACAGTGGAACGTGTATTTAAACGAACAGATGAAATAAGGGTGAAAACTGCGATTTGCCGTTTAATTGAAGCTGGTGAAGAGAAAATTGTCCTTGCCGATAAGGCGGTAGATGTGAATGAACAAGTATATGGATTACTTGGTTTAACAATTGATGATTTTACTCGTGCCGTTGTTCTTCCACAAGGTAAATTTGCTGAGTTCCTGTCATTAAAGGGTGCAGAAAGAAGACAAATGCTTCAACGCTTATTTCATCTAGAGCAATATGGCGATCAGTTAATGAAAAAATTGAAAAAGAGATTAACAACAACGAAAATAAAACGCAATGAGCTAGAAGCAGAGAAGACAGGCTTAGGGGATGCCTCATCCGAAGCAGTGAAAGAGGCTGAAGAACGACTTAAAGCAGCCGAATTGCTTTTGCAAAAACGAAGTACAGAATTAGAAATTGTCATGAAAGACTATGAGGAAAAGCAAGGGATTTGGCAGCTTCAACAGCAAAGGGCTGATATTGAAAAAGAAAAAATAAGAATAGAAGCAGAAGAAGATTCTATTAAAAACTTGCAAGATCAGTTGAAAGAGGCCGAAGAGGCTAAAGAATTACAACCTTATGCAGAGTCTTTACAAGCACTTAAGCAAGAGAAACAAGAGGCTGAAATCAATCTTGCTACAGCAAAAAAACAGTTTCTTGAAATAAAGGAACAGTATGAAACCATCAGTCGTTCCTATGAAGAAATTCGTAAGAACAAAGCAGATCAGGAGCCACGTTTAGTTACTAAACGTGAAAAACTTCTTCATTTGCAAAAAGTAGAAGAAGATATGAAGCATGATCAAAAGCTATTAAGGGAGTTTCAACATAAAAAGAGTGAACTTCAGGAACAACGTGAAATAAGCAATGCTCTATTAAAGAAAGCACAGCATTTTGTTGAAAAGGCTATGGCTAAGCAGCAGGTATTAAAAGAAGAACAAAAAACAAAAACAATTACAGCAAAAGAACGAGAACATGTTCGGGGAGCCCTAGAAGCAAAACATAAAGTCAAGCAATCACAGCAGATCTTAATGGAAACGATGGAACTAGTAAACAACAAACTAACAGCGATCGATCAGGAAAAGCAAAAGCTCAACCTTATTACCGAACAGGTAACCAATAGCAAAACACAGCTTCAAGAGCAATTTGTCAGCTTAAACCAGCTATATTTTCTCGTTTCTGAGAGAGAAAGAGAGCATGCAACATATATTCATTCTGTAAAAGAACAATTTGATGCTTTGTTAGCTAAGGAGGAAAAAGCGAAGAGTCAAAAGCTGGCCCAAGAGCTTGTTAAGCAGTTGAGTGATGGCGAGCCATGTCCAGTATGTGGATCAAGTAGCCACCCAAGTCCTGTTCATCTTGATGAAGTGAATCCTGCTGAAGTTGAAAAACAATCAGATTTGATAAGGGACCAGCTTGATCGTTTACAAAGTCTAAGTCAGGAGAGTCATGCACTAAAGATCAAGCTCGAAAGTTTATCACAACAAGTAGTCTCAGATTTTCCGTTTCTTCGTGAGCTCAAGCAAATAGACGAAACTAATATAGATAGAGTCATAACGATCGGTCAAGAGCTGACTCATGAACAAGGATACAGTAGATTCCATGCTGGGTTTAAAGCGATCGATCAGGATTATTTACAAATAAAAAATACTTTAGATAAGCTAATGAAACAGGTACGCGAGCTACAGCAGGAAGAGATTAGACGGTCTGATTTTATATCATCAGCAACACAGGATGCAAATGAATGGTCCCGCAAACAACAAGCATATCAACAAAAGTATGATCAGGAGTTATCATCTTATTCTGAACGTTTCTCCTCAATGCCTTTAGATAAGCTAGAACAGCTTCAAAAAGAAATAGTAGATAAAGACGAAGCTTTTGAGCAATTAAATGAACGTATTCAAAAAAGTATTTCATTTATTGAAGAGCAAGAAGAGATGGTAAAAGAGCAGGAGAGACAAAATCAAAAACTAACAGAGCAAGAAATAGAATTACTTGCTGAGATAAAAAATCGTGAGCAGCTAATCGCTGAAAAACAAGAAAAACTAAAAGAAGTTGATCAAAATCAACAAATTAGTCAGCAAATTGAAGAAACAGAGACACAATTAAAGCTGTTAATTGAAAGAGAGAATGAGTTGTATCAGTCATGGCAGCAGAAGTCTAATCAACTTCACCAGCTTCAAAGTCAGCTTGTGGCTATTGAAAAGTCATATGATCAAACAAACCTTAAGCTTGCAGAAGCAGAGCAAAAATGGATTACAGCCAGTGAAGAAACTTCCTTTAAGACAATTGAAGAAACGCTCGCTGCTGTATTACCAGCTGATAAAAAACAGCAAATGAAGGCGAAAATAGAGTTCTATACGGATAAAATCAAGCAGCTTTACACAGACTTACATCGTATTGAAGAAAAGCTTTCGGGTAAACAGTTAACATTAGCTGAGTGGGAGCAAATCCAACAAATAAAGGCTGAAATGAAAGACCAGGTTGACGAAGCTGTTGCTAGCAAGGGGGCTGCTAATAATACACTACAAATGCTAGTGGAGAAACATGAGCGTTTCATGGTAATTGAAAATGAACAAAAAGGGCTTGATGACATGCTACAAAAGCTTGAAAAGCTCCAATCTGTATTTAAGGGAAATACCTTTGTTGAATATGTAGCCGAAGAACAGCTTCAGCAAGTAAGCCGTGATGCCTCTGAACGATTAAGGCAGCTAACACGTGGCAGATATGCAATTGAAGTAGACTCTCAAGGTGGATTTATTATGAGAGATGATGCAAATGGAGGCGTTAGAAGGCCTGTATCAACACTTTCTGGTGGGGAAACCTTTTTAACATCACTTGCATTAGCTCTATCATTATCGACGCAAATTCAACTACGAGGTGAATATCCGTTGCAATTCTTCTTCCTTGACGAAGGTTTCGGAACTTTAGATGTAGATCTTCTCGATACGGTTGTGACGGCGCTTGAAAAACTCCAAGCTCAAAACCTATCCGTCGGAGTCATTAGCCATGTTGGAGAACTTCGGGCAAGATTACCAAGAAAGCTCATTGTAGAACCTGCTGAACCATCAGGGAAAGGGTCAACTGTCTATTTAGAATCTTTATAG
- a CDS encoding HNH endonuclease: MAKKEIGTCELCSRKEVETTIHHLTPKEMGGTFLPTAKLCIPCHKQIHAVYTNEELAARLSTIEELKQNEKLKSYVKWIRKQAASKLVKTKKSNERKRKGRYL; this comes from the coding sequence GTGGCGAAAAAAGAAATTGGAACATGTGAATTATGTAGCAGAAAAGAAGTTGAAACAACGATCCATCATTTAACCCCAAAAGAAATGGGTGGCACATTCCTCCCAACAGCAAAGTTGTGCATTCCATGTCATAAGCAAATACATGCAGTTTACACAAATGAAGAACTAGCAGCAAGGTTATCCACGATAGAAGAGTTAAAGCAGAATGAAAAACTAAAAAGCTATGTAAAATGGATTAGAAAACAGGCAGCAAGCAAATTAGTTAAGACGAAAAAATCAAATGAACGAAAGCGAAAAGGTCGTTACTTGTAA
- a CDS encoding spore germination protein has product MPAIVGPIKINSVGGGVVNFGDSFYLSPKSQSKSASGSGGGSTGDFHIINNGISATNMIDPDVTDQNMVANN; this is encoded by the coding sequence ATGCCCGCAATCGTAGGACCAATAAAGATTAATAGTGTAGGTGGCGGAGTTGTCAACTTCGGAGATTCCTTTTATCTATCTCCAAAAAGCCAGTCAAAAAGTGCCTCTGGCTCTGGAGGAGGAAGCACAGGAGATTTTCATATTATTAACAACGGTATAAGTGCAACAAATATGATTGATCCTGATGTTACAGATCAAAATATGGTAGCAAATAATTAA
- a CDS encoding spore germination protein GerPE, translated as MISRYSNVNTAYVNSVGISSVINIGDSMEITPSVKVLAVQREEERYYGSEGDLSQYEIFEEEFPQPILYEQVTTNFFHKNPKITVHTINITAISSSAVFQIGSTKDIVCETRTKHIRHFKD; from the coding sequence ATGATTAGTCGGTACTCTAACGTAAATACAGCGTATGTTAATTCAGTTGGAATTAGCTCTGTTATTAATATAGGAGATTCTATGGAAATAACTCCTTCTGTTAAAGTATTGGCTGTTCAACGGGAAGAAGAGCGGTATTACGGGTCAGAAGGCGACCTTTCCCAATATGAAATTTTTGAAGAAGAATTCCCTCAGCCTATCTTATATGAGCAAGTGACAACGAATTTTTTCCATAAAAACCCTAAAATCACAGTACACACAATAAATATTACCGCCATCTCAAGCTCAGCAGTTTTTCAGATCGGCTCAACAAAAGATATTGTGTGTGAAACTCGTACAAAACATATTCGTCATTTTAAAGATTGA
- a CDS encoding spore gernimation protein GerPD, producing MNFTVVNHNLQVGAVKIVGVSSSSVFLIGDTNTISLSSVFDTPPESMIIGAYVPLAPQ from the coding sequence ATGAATTTCACAGTTGTTAATCACAATTTGCAGGTTGGTGCAGTTAAAATAGTCGGTGTCTCAAGTTCTTCAGTTTTTTTAATAGGTGATACAAACACAATTTCGCTTTCATCAGTATTTGATACACCGCCTGAATCAATGATTATTGGTGCTTATGTGCCACTGGCTCCACAATGA
- the gerPC gene encoding spore germination protein GerPC → MYYDTMKYLQQLHQYIQHQDNRIQQLNELLENIRSEIDQIKNQPFTNIEKIEYKFDQLKVEHLDGTLNIGLNPTNPEQIDNFDVQQKGMNVNGVQQQLREQLLQQCSEEINQFLNTDCVSLIELAEKQYDLRIDDPHRRHIIEDIRKQIDSRIQYYINGQPLTEHDSLLDKKQEILIQVKKDVENSINHFLNHLPKDS, encoded by the coding sequence TTGTATTACGACACTATGAAATACTTACAGCAACTTCATCAATATATCCAACATCAGGATAATAGAATTCAACAATTAAATGAATTGCTAGAAAATATTAGGTCAGAGATTGACCAAATTAAAAATCAACCATTCACAAATATTGAAAAAATAGAATATAAGTTTGACCAACTAAAGGTGGAACATCTTGATGGAACGTTGAATATCGGTTTAAATCCGACGAACCCTGAGCAAATTGATAACTTCGACGTTCAGCAAAAAGGGATGAATGTAAACGGGGTTCAACAACAATTACGAGAACAACTTCTTCAGCAATGTAGTGAAGAAATAAATCAGTTTTTAAATACGGATTGTGTCAGCCTTATCGAGCTAGCCGAGAAACAATATGATCTACGTATAGATGATCCTCACCGTAGACATATCATTGAGGATATACGAAAACAAATCGATAGCCGAATTCAATATTATATTAATGGTCAACCATTAACAGAACATGATTCCCTCTTAGATAAAAAACAAGAAATCCTGATACAAGTTAAAAAAGATGTAGAAAACTCAATTAATCACTTTTTAAATCATTTACCAAAAGATTCATAA
- a CDS encoding spore germination protein GerPB: MNFYINQTICINYLRVDAVSNSSVLQIGSAGIIKPLSNLYNTGSFTEAAPQIETAAPTGVSEEEGSFVVPLTSPTA, encoded by the coding sequence ATGAATTTCTATATAAATCAAACAATTTGTATTAATTATTTGCGGGTCGATGCTGTAAGCAATTCTTCTGTCCTACAAATAGGGAGTGCGGGAATCATTAAACCCCTATCAAACCTCTATAATACAGGTAGCTTTACAGAAGCAGCACCACAGATTGAGACAGCAGCGCCTACAGGAGTATCTGAAGAGGAAGGATCATTCGTTGTTCCTCTGACGTCACCGACAGCTTAA
- a CDS encoding spore germination protein, producing MPAIVGAIKVNSVGTSSIVHIGDVITISPYSEVKTFAGAGSFNTGDGLNIYNQNSVTNTYDNDVIDQPIAGNL from the coding sequence ATGCCAGCAATTGTAGGTGCCATTAAAGTAAATAGTGTAGGAACAAGTAGTATTGTTCATATTGGAGATGTAATTACTATTTCTCCATATAGTGAAGTTAAAACCTTTGCTGGTGCTGGCTCCTTTAACACCGGTGATGGACTTAACATTTACAATCAAAACTCAGTTACAAATACGTATGACAATGATGTAATCGATCAACCAATTGCAGGAAATCTATAG
- a CDS encoding aspartyl-phosphate phosphatase Spo0E family protein gives MVINEIELKRKALIKTAMQYGLNSNKTIECSQELDILLLQEIKWSKDITKQKQVTN, from the coding sequence ATGGTTATTAATGAAATTGAATTAAAAAGAAAAGCATTAATTAAAACAGCAATGCAGTATGGCTTGAACTCTAATAAAACAATTGAATGCAGTCAAGAACTTGATATCTTACTGCTACAGGAAATTAAATGGAGCAAAGATATAACAAAACAAAAACAAGTTACTAACTAA
- a CDS encoding fumarylacetoacetate hydrolase family protein — translation MKFVTATIHNDQFIGLVHGDKIIDLKKAEKDIFELTSFPKSLFDCIPLGDKFVQDVKQIVDKINVEEGSESYLYQITDVKLHSPIPRPTKNIFCVGKNYRDHAIEMGSESDVPEHVMLFSKAPTAVIGHEDKIDPHLHLTKELDYEGELAVVIGKKGKQITEEAAMDYVFGYTIVNDITARNLQNQHKQFLLGKSLDTSCPIGPYIVHKSAIEDPYDLTVTTRVNDEVRQNGHTKDMIFSIEHIISTLSQGTTLEPGDIIATGTPAGVGKGFNPPKFLKPGDTVEVEIEGIGKLRNRIM, via the coding sequence ATGAAATTTGTAACAGCTACAATACATAATGACCAGTTTATTGGCCTTGTACACGGTGATAAAATCATTGATTTGAAAAAAGCAGAGAAAGACATTTTTGAGTTAACATCCTTTCCGAAGTCCCTTTTTGATTGTATCCCCTTAGGTGATAAGTTTGTTCAGGATGTTAAGCAGATTGTTGATAAAATAAATGTTGAAGAGGGATCAGAAAGCTATCTATACCAAATAACCGATGTGAAACTACATTCACCTATCCCGAGACCAACTAAAAATATCTTTTGTGTAGGAAAAAACTATCGTGACCATGCAATTGAAATGGGAAGCGAGTCAGATGTACCAGAACACGTCATGCTATTCTCTAAAGCCCCGACTGCGGTTATAGGACATGAGGATAAAATTGATCCGCATTTACATCTTACAAAAGAGCTTGATTATGAAGGTGAGCTTGCAGTTGTGATTGGAAAAAAGGGTAAACAAATAACCGAAGAAGCTGCAATGGATTACGTATTTGGCTACACAATTGTTAATGATATTACAGCTAGAAATCTCCAAAATCAGCACAAGCAATTTTTACTAGGGAAAAGCTTAGATACTTCATGTCCAATTGGTCCTTATATCGTTCATAAATCTGCAATCGAAGACCCTTATGATTTAACTGTTACAACTAGAGTCAATGATGAAGTAAGACAAAATGGACATACAAAGGATATGATTTTTTCAATCGAACATATCATTTCAACACTATCCCAAGGAACAACTCTAGAACCTGGCGATATTATTGCAACTGGTACTCCTGCAGGGGTTGGGAAAGGATTTAATCCGCCTAAGTTTTTGAAACCAGGTGATACAGTTGAGGTTGAGATTGAAGGGATTGGGAAGTTAAGGAATCGAATAATGTAG
- a CDS encoding class I fructose-bisphosphate aldolase codes for MNCKTLRIHRLFHPSSKRSLLLPIDHGTTMGPLTGLLNIPDLIRQAKDSGYQAVIAHKGIIHWAMSENQDLSGMDYILHLSASTSMGPDTAFKQQVTSVEHALRLGVTGISVHTNLGVLHEPEMLKELGELCDQAYHWGLPLLVMMNVTKAERTTNLLDHGKRIAHAVRVAGELGADMVKVECPDHLEVLPEIMSAFKIPVLIAGGIKSSSKLDWLQSLDDCLEAGAKGLCIGRNVFEDENPLAMGLALNALVHERQSGSEAYEIYRGHQVLPLFN; via the coding sequence ATGAATTGTAAAACATTACGTATTCACCGACTTTTCCATCCTAGTTCAAAGCGATCACTATTACTTCCAATAGATCATGGAACAACGATGGGACCGTTAACTGGTCTACTTAACATTCCTGATTTGATTAGACAAGCTAAGGATAGTGGGTATCAAGCAGTCATTGCCCATAAAGGCATCATTCATTGGGCGATGTCCGAAAATCAAGATTTATCTGGTATGGACTATATTTTACATTTGAGTGCATCAACATCAATGGGACCTGACACTGCATTTAAGCAACAGGTTACTAGTGTAGAGCACGCTTTGCGATTAGGAGTAACAGGAATTTCTGTTCATACTAATCTTGGTGTTTTACATGAGCCTGAAATGTTAAAAGAATTAGGAGAATTATGTGATCAAGCTTATCATTGGGGACTACCATTATTAGTCATGATGAATGTAACAAAAGCTGAACGCACAACCAACTTATTAGACCATGGGAAACGAATTGCTCATGCAGTTAGAGTGGCAGGGGAGTTAGGTGCTGACATGGTTAAAGTAGAGTGCCCTGACCATCTAGAAGTGCTACCTGAAATAATGTCTGCCTTTAAGATTCCTGTGTTAATTGCAGGAGGGATTAAATCAAGTTCAAAATTAGATTGGCTTCAATCTCTTGATGATTGTTTAGAGGCTGGTGCAAAAGGCTTATGTATTGGTAGAAATGTATTTGAAGATGAAAATCCACTAGCGATGGGACTAGCACTAAATGCACTAGTTCATGAGCGTCAATCAGGCAGTGAAGCATATGAAATATACAGGGGACATCAAGTTTTACCGCTTTTTAATTAA